One Gadus chalcogrammus isolate NIFS_2021 chromosome 7, NIFS_Gcha_1.0, whole genome shotgun sequence genomic window, GGTGACCAGCGGGGAGTTGTTGGCGTTGCCGTAGAAGTCCTCGTCGTCCGACTCGGTCATCTCGCCGGAGCCGAAGGCCGACACCTCCACGGGGTCACCGCAGTCCTCCTGGTcgggggggcaggaggaggggtgggggggcaccATCAGGGACTCTCTGGTGGTGTCGAGCGGGGACagcagggtggggggaggggggatggcgGGGAAGCGGGTGGCGATGGAGGGCGGCTCGAGGGAGTCCACCGTTATTATGGGCAACACTAGTTCACCTCCTAGGAAGGAAGCACAGCAGACGACGGGACGGCCGTTAGAGACATGAGCTCCACCCCTAGCAACCACTGGGCTCCTCCCCCATCAGACGGCCACATGCTGATGCTCCCAGAGACGGCGGGGGCAGATGCTAGCGTTTAGATGGGCTTAACGTCTCTGGTCTGATCCAGACCCCGCCTCATACATTTTGAATGTCAACTCATTAAAGCATCACAACATTTGGTCTGCCTTGACTGTGTTGGTTcaaaaaaatgtgtgttttttgatGTATTTGTTAAGTTTGACACGAAATGTGTGGGAGCTATAGTAGCGGCAATTATTATTTAAGCGTAAGAATGAAAAAGGTAAATAAATGACTACGTTGTATTTGATCAATATGGCACATCGAAAACGACATCTGCCATATGAACGATGATCTGTAAGAGGACTCTAACAAACATGCTAGCATATTTAAGATATGATCTCCTTTGATATATTCTTATTGTAGTTTTGATAGATTTGTCTAGGGACCTTATTTATGATTTACCAAATGCAATTCATTCTTCCAATTAAGATGTATTTGTTAATAAACTGCACAGTCAAAAGTTCCCAAAGGAACTATAGAATATTTTATGTTTAGAAAAACCCCAGTAAACAGGGTTAAATATAGTttatgttatattatgttaCACAAACAAAACCATAAGTACATGAGATCCTATAATCGGACACaaatgtatgtacatgtgttcATGCACAACATGACATGAGCCCAGTCACATCGAAATTTACACTGCAGCATAGAAATCTAATAAAACCTCTGGTTAATCCACATAAAGCTCCCACTGTGCCTAACTCAACCACGAGGAGACTGTAGTGGCGGGGCCGCTGGGCCCGGACTCACCTGTTCCGGGCTCACACTCCTCCAGATCCTCGTCGTCACTGGGGCACTCGGCGGATGCCACCAGGATGTCGTCTGAGTTCTGGGGCTGCAGACAAGAGACAGGAAGTCAATCTCAATCCAATCACTAAAACAGAGCCACCTTATCTCGGGATTTGCGTGAcaatattaattttttttttagtgcTGTCACACCTGAGTTTATTTTTCCGCAACCTGGGAACAAGTGTTATCCTATCTTAAATGGCACTAATGATAGATATGTGAGAGACTATGCTAAGTTTGGAGAAAATAACACATTGTTCTTTTGTCAATATGATTTACAAAGTATCCATTGCAATATGTCAGCTCTTACTAATGGACACCTAAGAATATGTAACGTTATGTAAAATGGAGGTCACTTTAAAGGTTGAGTggccattaaaaaaaattatattggtCTTCTTTAAAGACTAtaacttatatttatatttgaccAGTGGAGTTGGTAAGGTGATGGTGGATAAAACTACTAAAActataaaaacacatttctcaTTGTTGGAAACAATTGGGATAATGTTGGTACAGAACTCATATAAAACTTAGGTCTTGTCATTTTATAGATGTTTTAATGTGGAATTGGAACATCATGAACCTTTAAGTCAGCACAAAACTGAATTTGTGACTTGATTTTACAGCAATACGTTTTTgcaactgcaaaaaaaaaaaaagaaagagaaatggTGCAAATGGTGTGTAGGTGATGCTATTTGTATTCAGTCAGTGACTGTATGCATAATAAGACCAAGAACAAGATGCCAAATCCTTGTTGCTTTAAAACATTTAGGAGGGCTTAATTCAGACCATATTGTCAACATTTGACAGTCCTAATCCTATTTTAGGGCAAAGAGAGAACATTATGAATAATTTCTCATTACATCAAGGTTTAACCTACGCATTCCGCAAGCGAAAACTAATAACCGCTTCCAATATTACACATACGAGTCTCACACGCGTTTACACACATCCTTTTCGGAAcgcattgtttgtttgtgtaattTGCCTCTTTAACACCTGAATCCACCGCCCTCCTGTCGTTAGCGTACGTCATGACGGAGcgagtggggggtgggggggccacGACCCTCCCGGCTACGACTCCCCAGGCTacgacctccccccccccccccccgaggtaCCTTAGAGATGCTCTCCCGCAGGCTGGGCGAGCGCTGGcgccgggtggtggtggtggccatggtggtggtggtctccaTGATGGTGGTGGACATGTCGGACACGGCCACCGGCGTCGCGGCCGTGGCGTCGGCGGTGACGGCCGACAGCGAGTCGCCCACCAGCCGCAGGTTCCCCTCCGCCTGCACGCTGGGGTCGCTCTCCGCCGCCAGCTTCAGCACCTGCAGCCCGTTGTAGTACAGGCCCGAGATCTGGCCCTGGAACGGGCGCCCCTTGTCGTTGCCCCCGATCTTGATGGCCGCCTGGCTGTTGAAGATGGTCAGCTGCCGCCCTGTgttcagagcagagagagagagggccagagagagagagagagagagagagagagagagagagagagagagagagagagagagagagagggagggccagagagggccagagagagagagagagagagagggagagggagagagagagagagagagagagggagggccagagagagagagagagagggagggccagagagagagagagagagagagagagagagaaagagagagagagagagagagagagagagtgagggccagagagagagagagagagagagagagggagggccagagagagagagagagagagagagagagagagagagagagagagagagagagggagggccagagagagagagagagagagagagagagagcgagagagagagagagagagaggtcgggGGGTGgagtggggtggaggtgggcggAGAAGGAAGGGGAATCGTATTTGATCGTGGGCATGGAGGCGTGAAGAGGAGTCCAATCGGCGGGGCTTGTCTGGGTTTATGGTTATTTCTAGTTATGGTTATTGAGAGTGTATATGCTACTTAGATGGTTAGCTGGGTTAAATGTGTGCACTGCTTGGATCAGTTCGGAAAGAGTTGGTTGTTTTAGAAAGTCTGCGTTTCCAGGTTTCTTTATTTAGGCTCCTATTTACACATGTGATGCGGCTGTGAAAGTGATTTCAACTTCACGGCTATTTTCTCTGCAGCggaaaaaaaaacccacaaacacacacagatgttttCTCCAGCCAAATGAAATATCTCAACTCCAAAACAGACGGTGCGAGACGGAAGGCGGGGAGGGCGTGGATTTAAAAGGACAGGTTTGCATGCAGCAGAAAAAGCCTCCTACATACTGTAAGTCATGTATCACGGAATGATAGGAGCTGGAGTTAGGGGGTTTCGGAAAAGTATGCGTTTAAAACCGAATTTAAAATAAGGCTACTTGGCAGAGCAGTGTTAGCCAGCCTTTTACGGAAATGTTAGGGTACATAATTAGAAGCAGAAACTAATTACACACAATAATTAGACATGGGACAGGGGTAGGAGGGTTAGTCGAAGGTTATGTGGGTTTAGATCAATTGTGTCTATCTGTAAGTTAGAGTTAGCTATTAGTGTAAGGAGAGGTGCAGTATACCAAGAGACAGAAGGAGGACAAAGGGGACTCATCGTAAACATCCCAACACTTTTGCTGACTCACTGATAGAATAGCGTTACTCAAtttaaaataacattaacattaaaatACCCCATCTGAATTGCCAATAATAGCCCAAATAAGCCATATTGAACCGTAATCTATATAACATGTCATCCTCCTTTTCTTTTGGCACTGCATCTCTCCGAGGGAACAGGTTAATTAGGCGATTAATTAAAGGATTAATTCATTCTGTTTATTTTGGatattgtttctttttcttttttcttttacctTTATCGAGTAGCCACTCGTCAACTACCCGACCGAGTCGGTATGGGATTCTTTGCCTAGCAATAGCCAGTCGCTCATTATCAAAGTTTCCTTGGAAGAATTTGGAGAGACAGATTAAAGGTTAAAGTCTGCAGGTTGAAACATCACAAGGTTAGCAAACAACGTTATCCATAACAGGTTTAAACAAGTTGTCAATTTTAACCCCCCAATAAATACGGGTTAAAACAAACTTGTAGATTATACGTAATTGTATCTAGTTAGTGGAAGGTAACATTTTAACCATGGTTAAACTAGTTAGGTGAATATTGaggctgttttttttataagttaCTATCCTAGTTAGTATCTATTTAGCTTTTTCATATTTTAGCAGTGTTTCAGTCTCAATGAAAAGTCATGAAAATCATCATCAGCAACAGATTAAACACATTCATTTAGATGTAGAACAGGACATCAACATCAAAAACATCAGCTTCTGTATACACAGTGTTACGAAAGAGAGAGTTCAATACTTGCATTGGTATGTCAAGATATAGacagaaaaaatacaaaaaaagatttAACTGATGTGTAGTCTGCTCTCACATATTTCAAATAATAGTCAAGCATGGATATAACCATATAAATAAATCATGTTGCTATGAGAACGGTTTATATGTGGAGCAAGATGGTCATGATGGGGTATATAATGGTTGCTATGGGGTAAAAGAAAGGCCACTTTAGGGGAACCAGACGTTTTTTCATGGGGTAACACCATGGTTTCTATGGTGTTACAGAATGGTTCCTATGTGGTAACGGAAGGGTTGATATTGGGTACATAATGGTTTCTTTAGCTCAGAAAAAGGTCAAATGTCCTAAGAGATTAGTAAAGAATAATCATAGggcatacatacagacatactcCAACGAGTCTGTTTACGCGGGAGTGGGTTAACAAATAATAAACCTTTTCACCTTTACAAAGCACCGCACAGTTGTTCCTTTGGGAACAAAGTAGCCCATGTTATCACTGTGCGGCCTCTGTTTGTCAGTCGCTTCACAACAGGCTTTTCAGGCTCACTCGGAGCAGGGCCGGCTGAAAAGCCCACTCTGCAGGAAACCATAAAGTAGCGGCGCAATGTGCCCAGATTGACCTTCAagtcccttttctctctccgaCAATGTCCCCCGAGATCATGTTCTCTACCGTTCTACCGTCTCCGTCTGAATGCGTCGGCCGCACGCCTCAGCTTCGAACCGAATCTCATCCCCTATAGAgactgtgtttaaaaaaaacctgtAAAAGCCATCGAAAGCACTACGTTTTCCTGGAAACTGTCGTGAGATAATGCAAAGAAGGGGGCCGCGTCGACTGGGTGGTGCTTCGGGAAGAGAACAAAAGAAACTCGCCGGCTTGCAACTCTGTCACAAAATGAATGCTGCCAACGACTTTCTTTCTCTGCCTGAATTTCGTTTGACAATGCCTTGACCTATATTCCCCCGTATTGTTCCACTGTATCGTTTGACATTTGTTTTCTGCTCAAAGGAAACCAGATGCATCAGACTGTGTGATTGCTGTTGAATaaggcgctctctctctgtctctctctctctctctctctctctctctctctctctctctctctctctctctctctctctctcttacctggCGGGTAGCGCTCGATGACGGGCTGGTTGTCCACCTGGAGCGTGGCGTTGCCACCGCTACGGGTGAAGCGCACCACGTGGTACTTGCCGTCGTTAACGACGACCGTGGGCTCGTCGATGGTGATGTCGTCCGTGCCCACGTTGAAGATGACGCCGATCTTCCCCTGGTCCTGCGCCGACCAGAGATGACAATTTAATCACCAAATTTGTTTGGAAAGCACTTCTGAACATAAGGATTTTAAGATGCTTTCTGAGTTTAAGGGGCACAATTAAACCCGTGATTTAAAACACTCCAAATAACCAGTAAGAGTTCCCTTTATTCCCTCTGACAAAACAATCAATAAGCCACTCTTCATCTTGCAATTTGTTTCTTAACTGGGTGTAAATTGGAAGttgttatccattttaatttgaGCCCGTCTGTCAAAACAAGTCCTCTGTTTTGCTGTTGTACGGACAATAAGGTTGTCTAAGCTAATTAAAAGATGCGACACGGttcaaagaagaaaaacatcAGGCAGGCGTTAAGTAGAACGTCACAATGTGAACAACGTGAACTCGACAACGTGAAGTTCTGCCATTGAGCCATCGGAGCAGGTGCTTTAATCGACAGCCACTCGCAGTCCACCATGAAGACATTCAGGAGCAGGCGTGGAGAGCGAGGGGGCAAGTGAGGCGACCTACACACGAACAGCACCACTACACTAACCCACCCTCCCTCTGTATTGACTAGTATAGGCTAGGACATCTGAGGTGGGGGGGCAGACCTGCCGCTAACAGGGCGGCAGCGCTAACAGCGgagagggtgtgcgtgtgtgaaccaCAAACATATCCTGGGTGACACGAGCATGATGCTAAGTTGTCTCCAAGGAGGGCTGCACCCTCTCCCTGCCCGGCCCGCTCAGGTTTTGGTTGAGGCGGATGCGCCGTGACACCGTCCTGCTGCTTCCCTTTTGGGGACGTCAGTGCTTTTCCCTCCTGCCGGTCTCCTCCCTTTCAGAGGTCACTTCCAGCGGCCGCCGTGGTGCTCGTGCCGACACGGCGGTGGCCTCCACACACTCTCTGCCAGGCGCTGGCACATTGGCACAACGACGGCACACAATGGTGGGGCGGGGCGGGTAGGAGATCTAATTATACCCGCCACGCACCACGGGAACCAGGGCAATGGTGCAGTGTGTTCAGGTGAGGGCACGGCGTACGGGTGAGGGCTGCTTCGTGTGCGATACGCCGTGGAATGGCCAAAGGTTATCCTCCGAATCTCAGGGAAGGCTATCAACGTTTTAAGGACGAGTGGTCCACGTTGTTAGCGTTGTCGTCGTTATGCTATCATAATGATCATTAgccttattttatatttatcatTATTAGTGTCTTGGAATACACAttacagcaggagagagcgcaGACCCTTAGGAGTCAATTAACCTGGTTGAATGTTGTTTGTTGGCTGCTGAATAACCCACCTTGCAGGATATCTAATGTGAGATAAAGGTGGATATACTGGTGCTCTTGGAGCCCCAATGGGAAGGTATGCCGCATGCTAACAAGTCGAGCCACTAAAAGGGGTAATTGACCTTCACAGCACAATCTCTCCGGCGAGACACGCGATGCGATTGGCTGCCTGCGTTCTCCTGTTTACACTCGTACGCCACTCACTCACAACGGCTGGCGTTTAAATGGAAGAAAAACATCTTTCAACCTCTGCGTCGCTGTAATCGTGACAGCAGGCTGCGTAAAACCTTTCTCTCCGAGCTGTCCCCTGAAGCCCACTCACAGTGTGTGTAAGGTAGGTGTAAGAAAGCTTCGCTTTTCGTGACAGAAACCACAAGTGTGTTTTGTTCACGGGAAGGATTATTCACGGAAAACGAAGTTCACGGGAATAAACGTGTCGCTGCTATTTTGAGAACT contains:
- the LOC130385135 gene encoding neurexin-2-beta-like: MPFLTRGGHAGTTYIFGKGGALITYTWAPNERPSTRADRLAVGFSTLQKDAILVRVESTHGLGDFLQLHIDQGKIGVIFNVGTDDITIDEPTVVVNDGKYHVVRFTRSGGNATLQVDNQPVIERYPPGNFDNERLAIARQRIPYRLGRVVDEWLLDKGRQLTIFNSQAAIKIGGNDKGRPFQGQISGLYYNGLQVLKLAAESDPSVQAEGNLRLVGDSLSAVTADATAATPVAVSDMSTTIMETTTTMATTTTRRQRSPSLRESISKNSDDILVASAECPSDDEDLEECEPGTGGELVLPIITVDSLEPPSIATRFPAIPPPPTLLSPLDTTRESLMVPPHPSSCPPDQEDCGDPVEVSAFGSGEMTESDDEDFYGNANNSPLVTDRTVLPPPPAAAAGAGGEGGAGKKPRPHHPPRAPTTHPDQPQHHIPAGKMNTRDQVLLPPAPPSSRNTPGLTYPPNFPHVPTAAPTGPDEEKGRPGAVEVIRESSSTTGMVVGIVAAAALCILILLYAMYKYRNRDEGSYQAEQGHSYVNSGGLEGAGGPRKDKADGTAMGPVAAGTGTKATAKGKKNKDKEYYV